AAGGGCTGCTCATGCCCGGGGGAATCGAGTTCGGCGACGGCGGAGTCTACGTCTGCGACGCGACGCAACTGGTGCACCTGAAAGACACGGACGGAGACGGCCGCGCGGACGTCCGCCGCGTGGTGCTCTCCGGATTCGGCACCGGGGACACGCACCAGCTCATCAATTCGCCCGTCTGGAGTCCGGAGGGGGATCTCTGGTTCGGCCAGGGGCTTCACATCATCTCCCGGGTCGAGACCCCCTGGGGCCTGGCGCGACTGGACCAGGCGGGCGTGTGGCGGTTCAACCCGCGAAGGCTGCAGCTTCACGGATTCTTCGGCCGCGCCACGGCGGGGGCGAACACCTGGGGCGTGGGATTCGACGACTGGGGCCAGGTCTTCCACAACGCGGGCGACACGAGCTACGGCTTTCACACCGTCCCCGGGATGGTCTCGCGGTACCACCCGATTCCCCATCCGGTGCGGCTGTTCATCTCGGCGGCCAAGAACATGGGGCTTGAAGTCGTCGATTCGACGCACCTGCCGGAGTCCGTGCGCGGGCTGTGGGCGGTCAACGTGTATTACTCGAACGAAGTGGAGCTTCACCGCCTGACGGACGACGGCGCGGGCTTCCGGTCGCAGAAGGCGGGGACGCTTCTGAAGTCTTCGAGGAGCGAATTCAGGCCCGTGGATACGCGCGTGGGGCCGGACGGCGCGCTCTACGTCTGCGACTGGTACAACCCCATCATCGGCCACTACCAAGCCTCGTACCGGCACCCCCAGCGCGACCGGGCGCACGGTCGGATCTGGCGGATCGCGGCGAAGGGGCGTCCTCCGGTCCGGCCGCCGGATCTGGCGGCGATGAAGACCGCCGAGCTCGTCGAACAGCTCCGCTCGCCCGAGCGATGGGTCCGGTATCAGGCGCGGCGTCTGCTCCTGGACCGGCCTTCGGCGGACGTCGTCGCGACGCTCGACGCTCTGGACCCGAAGGACGAGCGCTGGGCCTGCGAGATTCTGGGCGTTTACCAGGGTCACGAAGCCGTGCGTCCGGCGTTTCTGGAGAAGCTCCTGCGGGCGCGCGATCCGAGGGCGCGGGCCCGCGCGGTGCGGGCGGTGGGACGCTGGGCGGATCGACTGGCGGATCCGCTGGCGCTCCTGCGCGAGCGGGCGGTGGACGAGCATCCGCGCGTGCGCCTGGAGGCGATCGTGGCGGCGACGTACGTGAATTCGCCGCGGGCCGTGGAGGTGGCGATGCTCGCGCTCGACCGCCCGAGGGACGCGACGATCGAGTACGCCTTGCGGCAGGCCGCGCACGCGCTGCGGCCGCAGTGGGGACCCGCGCTGGCGGCGGGCGAGCTGGATTTCGGCGGCCGGGCGGACGTTCTGGCGTTCGTCCTTCAGGCGGTGGGATCGCGGGATGTGGCCGGCACGCTGCGCCGAACGGCTGCCGCCCCCGGCCTGTCGGCTCCGCTGCGGGAAAATCTCCTGGCGCTTCTAGCGGAGGTCGGCGAGCCGGACGACCTCCGGTTCGCGCTGGAGGCGGGCGCGTCGAGCCCGCGGGTGCTCGAGGCGCTGGCGGCGTCGGCGCGCCTGCGGAACAAGAGGCCGGCGGGGGACGGGGCGGGGATTCTGGAACGTCTCTGTACCTCGACCTCTCCGGCGATCCGCGCGGCCGCCTTCCGCCTGGTGGGGGCGTGGAAGGCGACGGCGCTGGCGGCCCGGGCGCGGGAGGCGGCGTTCGACCGTTCGGCCCCTCCGGAGGTGCGCCGCGCGGCGATCGAAGCCCTTCCGCAGGCGGCCGGACCGGCCGCCCTGGGCGGCCTGGAAGAGCTTCTCGAGGAGCCGGCGCTGCGCGGGGCGATCCTGGCGGCGTGGCTGGAGGTCGATCCGGCGGAAGCCGCGCGCCGGGCGGCGGGGCTGGCGCGATCGGCGCGCACGCGGGAAGAGATGGCGGAAGTCGTGACGCCCTTTCTCCAGCGCCAGGGAGGTCCCGAAGCGCTGGCCGCGGCGATGGGCGAGGCGGGGCTTCCGGCGGATGCGGCGAAGCTGGCGCTGCGGGTCCTGAGCGGCGCGGGCCGGGACGACGCGCCCCTGCGGCAGGCGCTCCAGAAGGCGGCGGGCATCCGCGGCGCGGCGCCGGAGTATGCCGCGGAGCTCGTGGCGCGGCTCGCGGAGGAGACGCGCACGCAGGGGGACGCGCGCCGCGGCCGGGAGGTCTACGGCTCGGAGCTGGCCAACTGCGCGGCCTGCCACCGGATCGACGGCCAGGGCGGCACGATCGGGCCGGACCTGTCGTCGGTGGGGCGCGCCCTGCCTCTGGATCTGATCATCGAGTCGGTTCTCTGGCCCCGGCGGCAGGTAAAGGAGGGATACCTGACGGTCCTTGTGCTCACCCAGGACGGAGGACTGTTTCAGGGCCAGAAGGTGCGCGAGTCGGCGGAGGAACTCGTGCTTCGGGACCTGGCGGCGGATCGGGAGGTGCGGATCCCGCGCGCGCGGATCCGGCAGATGAAGGACGCGGGAACGGCCATGCCGGAGGGGTTGACCGACGGCATGACGCGGCAGGAGCTGCTGGATCTTTTTCGCTATCTTTCGGAGCTGGGCCGGTAAGGGGGAGGCACCGGCTCGATGCCGCGGGAAGCCATTTCTTCGAGCTTGGCGCGGAGCGCGGCGGCCTCGTCGTCGCCGGCGGCAAAGGTCAGCGCGCGGCGGTAGTAGTAGCAGGCTTCGCCGGCGCGGCCGGCGGCCTCGAGGATCTCGGCGATCCGTCGGCAGGCCTCGGGGCGGGGCGGGTCGGCGTCCGTCCGGGCGGCGAATCGGGCGCGGAGCCCCTCGGGGCTCGTGGCCACGAGGAGACGGTCGGTCATGAGGAGGAAGAGTCCGCCCACGACCCGCAGGTGCGCCGCGTCGTCGGCATCCGCCCAGGGCAGCGTTCCGCGGCTGCGCCAGGAACCGGCTTCGTAGAGCTGGATCGCGGAGGCGCCCGGGATGTAGGCGACGCCGGCGGCGATGGCGCCGCGGGCCGGGCGGGGCGATTCTCCCGCCTCTTCCAGTTCGACGACGCGGCCGTCCGCGAGGCGCCATGCGTAATTTTTCCATCCTCCCAGCACGATCCAATCTCCGGTCCTTCCGAGAAGGTACTGCACGCGCGGCCAGTCCATGGACGCCTGGCGCGGAAGATCCAGGCGGCGGCCGGTCCAGCGGTCGAACGCCATCAGTTCCTCCGCGTCCTGGGCCAGAACGAGCGCGGCGCTCGGGGTCAGGAGGGGCGCGTTGACGGCGGTGCGCGCGTCCGGCTGGCGGGCGTACTTGACGAGCCATTCGATCCGCCCCGTGGCGGCGTCCAGGGCGGCGACCGCGCCGAAGCCGGTGGACACGACGAGCATTCCTTCGCGTTCGTCGAAGGCGGGGACCGCCAGAGGGCCGCGGCCCGGAGGCGCGGAGGCGACGCGGGTGCACCAGAGGGGGCGGCCCGTCGGGGCCTCGAGGCAGAGCATCATGCACTGGCGCTGGGGGGCATGGGTGGCCAGGGCGGCGTAAAGGCGCCGGCCGCGGACGACGGGAGCGCCGGCGAACCAGAAGTTCAGCCGCGCGTCCGGCAGGAGCTCTTCGAGGGAAGAGTCCGGCGCGTCCGTATCCCACAGGAGCTCGCCCGTTTCGAGCGCGAGCGCCCGCAGAGCGGCCGGCCCCTCGAAGCGATCCACCCGCCGGCCGATCTGCCCCTGCCGCGAGTGGATGCTGTACATGGTGGCGTAGACGCGGTCGCCGTCGGCGGTCAGTCCGGGCAGAGGCGCGGGATCGCCATAGACGAGCGGCCGGTACGCCCTTCGGGCGCCTTCGCGGGGGTACCGCCAGCGGAGCGGACCTTCGGGATCGAGGGCGGCGACCGTCAACCCGTCTCCGGCCAGGACGTATTCCGCGCCGGCGCGGAGCGCATGGGCCGGGGCCGCGAACGCGCGGCGGCGGCCGAGGGAAGGCACGCTCTCGGGCAGCGCGTACCGGCTCAGGGCGATCTCGGAGGTGGGCGGGGGGCCTTCGTCCGCCGGAGCGGGATCGGGGACGCGGAGGCTCTCCAGATATTCGCGCAGGTCGCGCGGGAGGCCGGCGACCCGGAGGGCGCCCTTCCAGTCTTCGCGGGCCGCGCGGGCACGCAGGACGTCCAGGCCCAGCCGGTCCCCGGCTGCGGCGTGGGCCCGGGCCAGGCGGGCTGCGATTTCGGGGGAGAAGCGCGTCTCGAGGGCGCGGATCCATTCCGCGAGGGCTTCCGCGACGCGGCCGGCATCGTAGTTCCGCGCTCCGGAGGCGGCGCGCTCCTCGAAGGCGGCGCGCGTGAAGCCGTACTTCTCGAGAAGGCGCTTCCGGTCTTCGGGCCGCAACGCGGTCTCGAGAAGCTGCCGGGTGACGAGCTCGTACGGTTCCCGGGCCGCGTCCGGCATGTCGGCCAGGCGGGCCGCCAGGACGCGCGGGAGGGGGAGCCAGCGTGGGTCTTCCGGATCGGGCCGCGCGAGCCGCCCGGCGGCGTGTTCGGCCGCGTAGGCATGCAGGTCGAAAAGCGCCTTCCAGTCGCGGGCCTCCCAGGCGGCGGCCCAGCGGCGCTCGAAGTCGTCGGTGACCTGGTCGAAGGCGACGCGATCCTCCTCCTGGAGGGGCGCCGGCAGGGGCAGGAGGGCGAGGACGGCCAGGGCCCGCATGCTTCTTCTATACAGTATACGCCGCCTTCGGGGCGGTCTTGCGCCGGGGCCGCGCGTTCCGGTAGCCTGAAGCTCATGCGGGCGGCGGCGCTGGCGGTGCTGGCGGTCGCGGGGTGCGCCGCGGAGGCGGCTCCGGCGGCGACGCGCCTGGAGCTTCGGGTACGCCGGGCGATCGCCGCGCACGCGCCGGAAGCCCGGCCTTCCGTGTGGCTCGGCGGGATGAACGGCCGCGAGATCCTCGCCCTGGACGCGGACCGTCCCGTTCCGGGCGCCAGCACCCTCAAGGTTCTCATCCTCGTCGAGGCGCACGCGCAGGCGCTCGAGGGGACGTTCCGGTTTTCGGACTCGGTGACGCTCCTGGAGGAAGATCAGGTGGGGGGCACGGGGTCGCTGCGGCGGGAGCGGCCGGGCACGGCCTGGACGTACGCGCAGCTCGCGCGCAAGATGATCGCCGAGAGCGACAACACCGCGTCGAATCTTCTTCTGCGGCGGCTGGGACCGGAGCGCGTCAACGCGCGGGCCCGGTCGCTGGGACTTTCGGTCACGCGGCTGGAGCGGCTCTTCATGGATTTCGAGGCGCGGCGGGAAGGGCGCGAGAACTGGACGACGGCGCGCGAGATGGGGCGCCTTCTGGGGGCGATCCTGCGGCGCGAGATCCTGACGCCGGAGGCGTGCGGCGCGATGATCCGGACGCTCGAGGCGACCTCGCGCGGGCGGATCGCCGCGGGCGTGCCGCGCGGGGTTCCCGTGGGCCACAAGAGCGGTTCGCTCCCGGGCGGGAGGCACGACGTAGGCTGGGTCCGCCTTCCCGGGCGTCCGTACATCCTGTGCATTTTCCTCGAGAACGTCCTGGAGCGGCCGGGCGGAGAGCGGGACGGCGGGGTGGAGGCGATCGAAGCGGCGGCGCAGGCCGTGTACGAGGAGCTGGGCCCTTCGGACGAATGAGCGGGCGCGGTCAGAACCCGAGGTAGAGCTTCTCCGCCGTGACCAGGTGGGCGCGCGAGAGGGGCGGCAGGTGGCGGAAGGCGACGCCCACGTGCCAGCGGGGTTCCAGGGAGAGGGTGTCGCGCCGGCACCAGCGGACTTCCCCTTCGGCCTCGAGGCGGGCGGCGGGACGGCGCAGGTCCACCACGAGATCCACGCGTCGCCCGGGGTCGAGCGGCCGGCCGCACACGAGGTGAGTGCCTCCGAGGCTGAGGTCCTGGAGCCGGCGGGCGGCGTTCGCCGAGAGTCCCAGGAGGCGCCAGAGTCCGCGGGCCCGGCAGGTCACGGGGCCGGTGGAGGGCGAGAAGCGCGCGAAGCGGCGCTGGGGGTCGCGGGCGCCGGACGGTCGGGCGTCGGAGCGCGACGGAGGAGCCAGGAACCGAAACCGGTCGCCCCAGCAGGAGACAATGCGCTCGAAGCAGATGCCGGCGAGGCTGGGGCCGTCGCGTCCGAGGGTGCGGGACCAGCGCACGCGGCCGCGGGCGCGCAGGCGGGCGGTGCCGTCCAGGGCGGCCACGTCCACGACGACGGCCAGATGTTCCCGCAGGCGTCCCGCCGTGACCAGGCGGGCGCCGCGGGGCCCGAGGTCCACAAGACCGCGCGCCAGGTTGTAGGGCGCGCCGCGCCAGGCGGATTCGTCGGCGACGCAGGTGACGGTGACGTCCGCGTCCGGGCGGAGGCGGAGATCGCGGCGGCGTTCGGCGGACATGCGTTTCCCCCTTCTCTCTATTCCCGATTCTAATGCGCGATCGGGCGGCGGGGAAGGACCCCCGGGTTACCGGGAGAGCTTGAGTTCGAGGGCGTGGCGCGGCGGCCGCACCGAAAGCGTGTGCCGGAGGATGAGATCCGAGACGCCGTCGCCGTTGAGGTCGGCCACGAAGGGTTCCGTCAGCGAGGTTTCGGGCGGAGGGTTGAGGGTCACGGCGCCCGCGGGAGCGTCGGCCAGGAAACGTTCGGGCACGCCGGGGTAAAGGCGCAGGGTGCGGGCGTCTTCGGCCACGAGGAGGTCGCGGCGGCCGTCGCGGTTGAAATCGCCCTGGAAGTTGGGGCGGAAGACGAGATCGAGTTCGATCGACTCGCGGGTGAGCTGGAACGAGAAGGGGATGGAGAACCGGAGTTCCTGGACGGGGTCCTTGGAGAAGCGACCGGCCGGCGTCATGGGAAAAACGTGCAGCTCGAGATCCACGCGTCCGGAGAGGAAGACCTGGACGCCTTCGGTGACGCCGAACTTGCGGATGACGCCCATGACGAGGTCGGGCCGGCCGTCCCGGTCGAGGTCTTCGAGGTAGACGCCGGTGGACCAGCCGTCGCCGACGTGGAAGACGTCGTCGGGCTGGGTGAAGTCCGTCCGTCCGGCGCGGCCGTAGTAGGCGTGGACGCGCCCTTTGGAGGGGTAGACGAGCACGACGTCGAGGAGCCCGTCGCCGTTGAAGTCGCCGAGGCGGGGAGGGACCTCGAACTGGAGGAGGCGCACGCGGCGCCGGCGGCGCTCGGCGGCGAGGTCGAACGAGCGCGGGGGAAGATACCGGCCGTCGGGGCCCTGGAGGCAGGCGATGAGGGCTTCGTCCCGGGACGTGACGAGATCCGGGCGGCCGTCTCCGTCCAGGTCGCCGAGGGCGAGGACGGGGACGGTCGTGATCTCGGTGAGTTTCTGATGGGGAGCCCAGGGGACGGCGATGGCGGTTTCCACGGGGAAGGGGACTTTCTGGAGGGCGCGGAACTCCCCGCCGGGATGCTGCTTGAGGAGCAGGAGCGCGTCCTTGAGGAAGAGGACGAGGTCCGGGCGGCCGTCGCGGTCGAGGTCCGGGGCGAAGTCGAGGAAGAGCGGCGCGCGGCCTTCGGCCAGGGTTCCCTCGAAGAGGGAGGGATGGACGGCCAGGTCGGCCGGCTCGGCGCGGAAGCCGCCCGGGCCGAAGGGGCGTCCCTGGACGGCGCGGGAGCCGGCGGTGAGAAGAGCGGGGCGACCGTCCAGGGCGGCCAGGGTCCAGAGGAAGGCGGTGGGCTCCAGGCGCAGGACCTGGAGGGGCTGATCGGGGAAGCCCCGGCGGGGATCCTGGAGGAAGACGTGGAGGTCGCGGCCGTTCTGGACGACGAGGTCGTCGCGGCCGTCGCCGTCGAGGTCGCGGGCGACGATGCGGTCGGCGCGGCCTCCGGTCTCGAGGGTCCGCGTCTCGAACGCGGGATCCTGGAGGAGGGCGAGGAGAGCGGCGAGCGCCCGCATGAAGGGAGTCTACGGGATCTCCCCGAAGGCGGTCAACGGCGGGAAGTGGGATCGCGGGGGCGAACCTGATATAGTAGGCCCGCCCATGAAGATCGCGATCGATCCTTCCGGCCCGGTGCGGCTGGACGTCGAGGTGCCCGGTTCGAAGAGCCTCACGAACCGGGCGCTGGTGGCGGCCGCGCTGGCCGAGGGCCGCACGCGCCTGACGAACGCGTCGCTCTCGGACGATTCGCGGTTCCTGGTCGGGGCGCTGCGGCGCGCGGGCATTCCGGTGGAGGCGCGCGAGGCGGAGCGGATCCTCGTCGTGGATGGCCGCGGCGGGGCGGCGCCCGCCTCCGAGGGGGAGTTCTTCCTCGGCAACGCGGGCACGGCGCTGCGGTTTCTGACGTCCTTTCTCTGCCTGGGGCGCGGCGCGTTCCGCGTGGACGGCGACGCCCGCATGCGGGAGCGCCCGATCGGCGGGCTCGTGGAGGCGCTTCGGGGGCTGGGAGCCTCGATCGCCTACGCCGGCTCGGAAGGGTTCCCGCCCCTCGACATCCGCGCCCGCGGGCTGGCGGGCGGGCGGACGGCGGTGCGCGGGGACACTTCGAGCCAGTTCGTCTCCTCGCTTCTGCTTTCGGCGCCGGGGGCGGCCGGCGCGGTCGAGATCGACGTGGCCGGCGAGCCCACGTCGAAGCCGTACGTGGAGATCACGCTCGACGTGATGCGGGATCTCGGCGTGGAGGTGGAGCGGGAGGACTACCGGCGCTTCCGGGTGCCGGCGGGCCGGCGCTACCGGGCGCGCGACTATGCCATCGCCGGCGACGGGGCGAGCGCGAACTACTTCCTGGCGCTGGCGGCGGCGACGGGGGGCTTCGCGCGCGTGCGGGGCGTGGGCTCCCGCTCGCGGCAGGGGGAGCTGCGCTTCGCCGGGGTGCTGCGCGAGATGGGCTGCGAGGTCGCCGTCCACGAGGACGCCATCGAGGTGCGGGGAGGCCCGCTCCGGGGCGTGGACGTGGACATGAACGACATGCCCGACTCCGTGCAGACGCTGGCGTGCGTGGCGCTGTTCGCCCGCGGTCCCACGCGCGTGCGCCGCGTGGCCAACCTGCGGGTCAAGGAGACCGACCGGATCGCCGCCGTCGCCCGCGAGGCCGGCAAGCTGGGCGCCCGCGTCGAAGAGGGCCCGGACGGATTCACGCTCCATCCGCCGGCCCGCCTGCGGGCCGCGGAGATCGACACCTACAAGGACCACCGGATGGCCATGAGCTTCGCGGTGGCGGCGGCCGCGGCGCCGGGGATCGTCATCCGCGACCCGGAGTGCGTCTCGAAAAGCTTCCCGGGATTCTTCGAGACCCTGGAGGCTCAGGGACTGCGGGTGCGGCGGCTGCCCTGACGTCCGGGCGCCTCACTCCTCCTCGGGGTGGCGGCGCCGGGCGGGCTCGCCGTAGCGTTCGAGGAGGTCGTTCTCCACGCCCAGGTGATCCAGGACGCGCGAGACCACGAAATCGACGAGGCGCTCGACCGAGTCCGCGCCGCTGTAGAAGCCCGGGCAGGCCGGAAGCACGATCGCCCCCGCGCGCGTGACGCGGAGCATGTTCTCGAGGTGGATCTCCGAAAGGGGCGTCTCGCGCGGCACGAGGATCAGGCGCCGCCGTTCCTTGAGGCAGACGTCCGCCGCCCGCTCGATCAGGTTGGAGGACGCCCCGGAGGCGATCCGCGCGAGCGTTCCCCCCGAGCAGGGGCAGACCGCCATGCCGTCGTGGCGGTACGATCCCGAAGCGATCGGCACTTCGAGATCCTTCCAGAAGTGACAGAGGACCCGCGGAGACTCCTCCCCGAGGAGCGCGCGCACGACCGCGGGTCCCTCGGCCGGATCCAGCGGCAGGCCGAGTTCGTGGGCGGCGACCTTGGCGGCGGCGTCGCTTACGACGAGGTGGACCCGGGCGCCGGACCGGACGAGGCACTCGAGGAGCCGGCGTCCGTAGACGATTCCGGAGGCTCCGGTGAGGGCGACGACGTAGCGCCGGTCGGCCATAAGGTCCTCGTCAGGGCGCACCACGCGGTGTGGCGCGTGAATTCCTCCATCCGGGGGAAGACGAGCTCCGTTATATCGGCCCCTCCGAGCAACTTCAAGGCGATTCCCGTCAGCGCCTCCGGGCGGCGCCGCCGGAGGTCTTCGACGAGAAGCTCGAATCCCCACGCCCCGCCCAGGCGGACGCCGCCGGGGCGGGCGGCGTAGGCGATTTCCTCCATCGGGACGCGAAGCCACGTTCCGAGGTCTTCGGTGACGAGATCCGCGTAGACGCGCACGTCGCGGCCGTGGCGCTCGTCGAGGGTTTCGAAGAGCTTCTCGGGAGGGGCGGCCGGCGCCGTCGCGGGGGGGCTGAGTTTGAGGATCAGATTTTCGCGCAGGATTTCGCGCTCGGCGGGGTCGAGCCTGTGGAGGGCGGGGACGCCGGCGAAGGAAGGGTTGCCGGGAAAGGACGCCGCGTCGCGGCGGGCGATCAGGCCGATCGAGGCGACGGCCACGGCTTCCCAGGGGATCGCCTCGGGTCCCTCTCCCGCGGCGGGGGTGAAGGTCAGGACCTCGTCGCCGCGCTCGAGGGCCACGGCCTTTCGGGGCGGGGGCAGGGAGGGGAGGCGCTCCTCCGGCACCGCGCGCGCGCGGATTCCGTCGCGCGCGAGCTCCTCGACGATCCGCCGGGCGTCCGCTTCGGCCAGCCGTTCCAGGAAGATGCCCCGGCCGCGCCGCACGGCCAGCCGCGCCTCCAGCACCGTGAGGCCCAGGGCGGGCGCCACGAGGGGGCCGTATTTGCGGGGATCGACGGCGACGTCTTCCTCGAGCAGGATGGTCCAGGGCACGCGGCGATTATAACCCGAGATCGCGCCACTTCCGGTCCACGAGGGCCCGGATCTCGGGGGTCATGCGGATCTCGTCGGGCCAGGGGCGGGTGAATCCTTCGCCGGGCCACTTCTTCGTGGCGTCGATGCCCATGTGGGAGCCGTAGCCGGGCAGGCGCGAGGCGTGGTCGAGGATGTCGATCGGGCCCAGGACGAATTCGATGTCGCGTTCGGGGTCGATGTGGTTGAGGGCTTTCCAGCACACTTCGCGGTAATCGTGGACGTTGACGTCCTCGTCCACGACGACGATGCACTTGGTGAACATGGCCTGGGGGAGACCCCAGATCGTGTGCATGACCTTGCGGGCATGGCCGGGGTACTGCTTGCGGATGGAGACGAGCATGAGATTGTGGAAGACGCCTTCGAACGGCATGTGGTAGTCCACGAGCTCGGGGAGCTGCATTTTCATGAGCGGGAGCATAAGGCGCTCGATGGCGTAGCCCATGAAGTCGTCCTCCTGGACGGGAGGGCCGACGAGGATCGTGTGGTAGACGGGGCGGGCGGTATGGGTGATCGCCTGGACGCGGAAGACGGGGAAGTCGTCCTCGAGCGAGTAGTAGCCCGTGTGGTCGCCGAAGGGGCCCTCGCGGCGGCGTTCGGCGGGGTCGATCGTGCCTTCGAGGACGATTTCCGCGTTGGCGGGGACTTCGAGGTCGACCGTTTCGCAGCGGGTGAGGCGGACGCCCTCCTGGCGGATGAGGCCGGCGAAGAGGACTTCGTCCACGTCGGGGGGAAGGGGCAGGGTGGCGGCGAAGCACATGGCGGGATCGGAGCCGATGACGGCGGCGGCCTGGAGGGGTTCGCGCGATTTCCGCAGGTGCCGGGCGCCGTCCTTGTGCCAGTGGAAGTGCATGCCGGTGGTGCGTTTGTCGTACACCTGCATGCGGTAGGTGCCGACGTTGCGGCGGCCGGTTTCGGGGTCGTAGGTGAAAACGAGCGGGAAGGTGATGAAGCGTCCGCCGTCGCGCGGCCAGCAGGTGAGGATGGGGAAGCGCTCGAGGTCCACCTGGTCGCCGCGGAGGACGACGTCCTTGCAGCGGCCGCCTCCTACCGACTTGGGAAGAAAGCTGGCGGCTTCGAGGAGCTTGGGAAGGGTCTTGAGTTTCTCGAGGAAGCCCCCGGTCGGCGGGTTCATGGCCAGGGCGAGGATGGCGCCGAGGCGGTCGGGGAGTTTTTCGAGGGTATCGACGTCGAGCGCCAGCGCCATGCGCTCGCGGGTGCCGAAGAGGTTGATCGCCACGGGGACGGAATGGCCGCGCACGTTTTCGAACAGGAGCGCCGGTCCCCCGCGCTTCACGGTGCGGTCGGTGATCTCGGAGATCTCGAGGTCCTGGGAAACCTCGGCGCGGATGCGGCGCAGGAGTCCGCGGGCCTCGAGGGCCTCGAGGAAGTGGGGCAGGTCTCGGTAGGGCATGGCGGGGAGTCTAACCGGCGCGGGGCGCGTTGGCCAGAAGAAGGCGTCCTACGAGAAGAACCCGGCGAAGGCGCGGAAGAGGGCGCAGGCGACGGCCAGGAGGGAGACGATCGCCAGAGGCCAGAGGACCCAGGCGTACCAGGGGACGTCGACGTCCGTGGGGGGCTCGAATCCGGGCGGGTGGGCGGGGGGCTCCTCGTAGGAGGGGACGCTCATGAGGCGATGATAACGCCGCGGGGGCGGGGGATCAAGGGCGGCGGCCGACGTGGAGGGCGGCGACGCCTCCGAAGAGGAGTTCGCAGGAGACGTCGCGGAGTCCCGCGCGTTCCAGGGCGGCCGTCAGCGCCTCGGGATCGGGCCAGCGGGCCACCGAATCGGGGAGGTAGCGGTAGGCGTCGATTTCG
This genomic window from Planctomycetota bacterium contains:
- a CDS encoding flavin prenyltransferase UbiX; its protein translation is MADRRYVVALTGASGIVYGRRLLECLVRSGARVHLVVSDAAAKVAAHELGLPLDPAEGPAVVRALLGEESPRVLCHFWKDLEVPIASGSYRHDGMAVCPCSGGTLARIASGASSNLIERAADVCLKERRRLILVPRETPLSEIHLENMLRVTRAGAIVLPACPGFYSGADSVERLVDFVVSRVLDHLGVENDLLERYGEPARRRHPEEE
- the aroA gene encoding 3-phosphoshikimate 1-carboxyvinyltransferase, yielding MKIAIDPSGPVRLDVEVPGSKSLTNRALVAAALAEGRTRLTNASLSDDSRFLVGALRRAGIPVEAREAERILVVDGRGGAAPASEGEFFLGNAGTALRFLTSFLCLGRGAFRVDGDARMRERPIGGLVEALRGLGASIAYAGSEGFPPLDIRARGLAGGRTAVRGDTSSQFVSSLLLSAPGAAGAVEIDVAGEPTSKPYVEITLDVMRDLGVEVEREDYRRFRVPAGRRYRARDYAIAGDGASANYFLALAAATGGFARVRGVGSRSRQGELRFAGVLREMGCEVAVHEDAIEVRGGPLRGVDVDMNDMPDSVQTLACVALFARGPTRVRRVANLRVKETDRIAAVAREAGKLGARVEEGPDGFTLHPPARLRAAEIDTYKDHRMAMSFAVAAAAAPGIVIRDPECVSKSFPGFFETLEAQGLRVRRLP
- a CDS encoding menaquinone biosynthesis decarboxylase, with protein sequence MPYRDLPHFLEALEARGLLRRIRAEVSQDLEISEITDRTVKRGGPALLFENVRGHSVPVAINLFGTRERMALALDVDTLEKLPDRLGAILALAMNPPTGGFLEKLKTLPKLLEAASFLPKSVGGGRCKDVVLRGDQVDLERFPILTCWPRDGGRFITFPLVFTYDPETGRRNVGTYRMQVYDKRTTGMHFHWHKDGARHLRKSREPLQAAAVIGSDPAMCFAATLPLPPDVDEVLFAGLIRQEGVRLTRCETVDLEVPANAEIVLEGTIDPAERRREGPFGDHTGYYSLEDDFPVFRVQAITHTARPVYHTILVGPPVQEDDFMGYAIERLMLPLMKMQLPELVDYHMPFEGVFHNLMLVSIRKQYPGHARKVMHTIWGLPQAMFTKCIVVVDEDVNVHDYREVCWKALNHIDPERDIEFVLGPIDILDHASRLPGYGSHMGIDATKKWPGEGFTRPWPDEIRMTPEIRALVDRKWRDLGL